A single window of Arcobacter venerupis DNA harbors:
- a CDS encoding type II secretion system F family protein, whose protein sequence is MLFKYSGFDSNGLKVKSKLEAASLEEAKLKLKAKGILHISLEEESFSLSNFSFKRRKSINLANLSYLSRDLSIYLNSGISLIQSIDLLKQRYKNDKTLGSFFESIATYLDEGKTFYLALDSQNVIKLPDFYKQSIKISENGGLLESVLFELSTFLKEQDRIKKQVGSALAYPLFILFISFFMVGFMLSFIVPKITDIFTQINQELPTSTKLVIKLGDFFSNNYAYVLLFFIISIGGFIFLLKKSKTFKYAFDKFCLKIPFFSTMIEQGELSRFSYMNSILIKSGVPIVQAINLGANILKNSVIKRVFIEASKSVVEGKKLSVLLSNNKIYKIDEAFIHSIAIGEDTSKLAQILSNLASLYNEANKDKTDIFLALLEPVFMLFVGSTIGFIVIAMLLPIFSMNLG, encoded by the coding sequence ATGCTTTTTAAGTATAGTGGTTTTGATTCAAATGGTTTGAAAGTCAAATCAAAACTTGAAGCAGCTTCACTAGAAGAAGCAAAACTAAAATTAAAAGCAAAAGGTATTTTACATATTTCTTTGGAAGAAGAGAGTTTTTCTTTATCAAATTTTTCTTTTAAAAGAAGAAAAAGTATTAATTTAGCCAATTTATCATATCTAAGTCGAGATTTAAGTATCTATTTAAATTCAGGAATCTCTTTAATTCAATCAATAGATTTATTAAAACAAAGATATAAAAATGATAAAACTTTGGGTTCTTTTTTTGAATCAATTGCTACGTATTTAGATGAAGGAAAGACTTTTTATTTAGCTTTAGATTCTCAAAATGTAATAAAACTTCCAGATTTTTATAAACAATCAATAAAAATAAGTGAAAATGGTGGATTGTTAGAGTCAGTTTTATTTGAACTTTCAACTTTTTTAAAGGAGCAAGATAGAATTAAAAAACAAGTTGGTTCTGCTTTGGCTTACCCTTTGTTTATTCTTTTTATATCTTTTTTTATGGTTGGATTTATGTTAAGTTTCATCGTTCCAAAAATCACAGATATATTTACTCAAATAAATCAAGAATTACCAACAAGTACAAAATTAGTTATAAAATTAGGTGATTTTTTTTCAAATAATTATGCTTATGTACTTTTGTTTTTTATTATAAGTATTGGCGGGTTCATTTTTTTACTAAAAAAATCAAAAACTTTTAAATACGCCTTTGATAAGTTTTGTTTAAAAATCCCATTTTTTTCAACTATGATAGAACAAGGTGAACTTTCAAGATTTTCTTATATGAATTCTATTTTGATAAAATCAGGTGTTCCAATAGTTCAAGCCATAAACTTAGGTGCAAATATTTTAAAAAACTCTGTAATAAAAAGAGTTTTTATTGAAGCTTCAAAAAGTGTAGTTGAGGGGAAAAAACTCTCTGTTTTACTTAGCAATAATAAAATATATAAAATTGATGAAGCTTTTATTCACTCAATTGCAATTGGAGAAGATACAAGTAAATTAGCTCAAATTTTAAGTAATTTAGCCTCTTTATATAATGAAGCAAATAAAGATAAAACAGATATATTTTTAGCTTTATTAGAACCTGTTTTTATGCTTTTTGTAGGTTCAACAATTGGATTTATTGTTATTGCCATGCTTTTACCAATCTTCTCTATGAATTTGGGTTAA
- a CDS encoding prepilin-type N-terminal cleavage/methylation domain-containing protein produces MWQLNMDLIRVKKAFTLIELIIVIILISTTYFLVFSNSTFNMKKDVEKLTLLTLKEYLLNNFEFEKELSFLCIEDEFSCYIKKDGILDKDFKVTNFFKTKPDIYEYNADERKVEFEELRVDNVNHNVIFELKINNDYKTNEFIADTLDSEIFVFNSIFTKPKKYKSLYESTDTFSVNQKEVRDAF; encoded by the coding sequence ATGTGGCAATTAAATATGGATTTGATTAGGGTAAAAAAAGCTTTTACTCTAATTGAATTAATTATTGTGATTATTCTTATTTCAACTACATATTTTTTAGTTTTTTCAAATAGTACTTTTAATATGAAAAAAGATGTTGAAAAATTAACTTTATTAACTTTAAAAGAGTATTTGTTAAATAATTTTGAGTTTGAAAAAGAGTTATCTTTTTTATGTATTGAAGATGAATTTTCATGTTATATAAAAAAAGACGGAATTCTTGATAAAGATTTCAAAGTAACAAACTTTTTTAAAACAAAACCTGATATATACGAATATAACGCCGATGAAAGAAAAGTAGAGTTTGAAGAGTTAAGAGTTGATAATGTAAATCACAATGTAATTTTTGAATTGAAAATAAATAATGATTATAAAACAAATGAGTTTATTGCTGATACTTTAGATAGTGAAATTTTCGTTTTTAATTCAATTTTTACAAAGCCTAAAAAATATAAATCTTTATATGAAAGTACAGATACTTTTAGTGTAAATCAAAAAGAGGTAAGAGATGCTTTTTAA
- the gspG gene encoding type II secretion system major pseudopilin GspG, whose translation MKKAFSLMELMVVIIILGLLAAFVLPNLTGKSDEAKNKLVCIQMKSIAQTLKMYKLDTSSYPKTEEGLKLLVEKKYFEDGKLPKDAWGNEFIYISTDDSFDLVSFGSDKKENSEDDIYLSKCGN comes from the coding sequence TTGAAAAAAGCGTTTTCATTAATGGAATTGATGGTAGTTATTATCATTTTAGGTTTACTTGCAGCTTTTGTTTTGCCAAACTTAACTGGTAAAAGTGATGAAGCAAAAAATAAGTTGGTTTGTATTCAAATGAAAAGTATTGCTCAAACATTAAAAATGTACAAACTTGATACTTCAAGTTACCCAAAAACTGAAGAGGGATTAAAACTTTTAGTTGAGAAAAAATACTTTGAAGATGGGAAACTTCCAAAAGATGCTTGGGGGAATGAGTTTATTTATATATCAACTGATGATAGTTTTGATTTAGTATCATTTGGGTCAGACAAAAAAGAAAACAGTGAAGATGATATATATTTGTCAAAATGTGGCAATTAA
- a CDS encoding IMPACT family protein, translated as MKFVQKEFSYAFEEKKSKFIAYLIPYEIFDIVMIRLRNEHPKARHFVYAYRFLNEFGQIVENSSDDGEPKGTSGKPSLAVIAGAEIINSAVIIVRYFGGVKLGTGGLVRAYGDSINEVIKIAVFKEYKKLINKILECEYTELSQLEYLLNQEDIQIKSKDFSTNVSLIIELTSEQFLILESKLSRNIKIS; from the coding sequence TTGAAGTTTGTTCAAAAAGAGTTTAGCTATGCTTTTGAAGAAAAAAAGTCAAAATTTATAGCATATTTAATACCCTATGAAATATTCGATATTGTGATGATTCGACTAAGAAACGAACATCCAAAAGCCAGACATTTTGTATATGCCTATAGATTTTTAAATGAGTTTGGTCAAATAGTTGAAAATAGCAGTGATGATGGAGAACCAAAAGGTACAAGTGGAAAACCCTCACTTGCAGTAATCGCAGGAGCTGAGATTATAAATAGTGCAGTAATAATAGTGCGTTATTTTGGTGGCGTTAAGTTAGGAACTGGCGGATTAGTTCGAGCTTATGGGGATAGCATAAATGAAGTTATAAAAATTGCTGTTTTTAAAGAGTACAAAAAACTAATAAATAAAATATTAGAGTGCGAATATACTGAACTTTCTCAATTAGAATATCTCTTAAATCAAGAAGATATACAAATAAAATCAAAAGATTTTTCTACAAATGTAAGTTTAATCATAGAACTCACATCTGAACAATTTCTTATCCTAGAATCAAAACTTTCAAGAAATATAAAAATTTCATAA
- the tlyA gene encoding 23S rRNA (cytidine-2'-O)-methyltransferase TlyA, whose amino-acid sequence MRLDLYLTTTFNVQSRNKANELIKSSKVKCDGAIITKPSFNVEEFHNIELLEEDFYVSRAAYKLKYFLEELKDFDLKNKNCLDIGSSTGGFTQILLENNVLKVTCVDVGSNQLHQRIKDDKRISFFENTDIRNFKSEEIFEIVTCDVSFISILYIIEDINRLASKDIIILFKPQFEVGTKVKRDKKGVVKDKNAIIKAREIFLEKTKILNWNLNYSSLSKLQGKDGNDEELFYFSK is encoded by the coding sequence ATGAGATTAGATTTATACTTAACAACCACTTTTAATGTCCAAAGCCGAAACAAGGCAAATGAACTAATAAAATCAAGCAAAGTTAAATGTGATGGCGCAATTATAACAAAACCATCTTTTAATGTTGAAGAATTTCACAATATTGAACTCTTAGAAGAAGATTTTTATGTGTCTCGTGCAGCATATAAACTAAAATATTTTTTAGAAGAGTTAAAAGATTTTGATTTAAAAAATAAAAATTGTTTAGATATAGGAAGTAGTACAGGTGGTTTCACTCAAATACTTCTTGAAAATAATGTTTTAAAAGTTACTTGCGTTGATGTTGGTTCAAATCAACTACACCAAAGAATAAAAGATGATAAAAGAATATCATTTTTTGAAAATACAGATATTAGAAACTTCAAAAGTGAAGAAATTTTTGAAATTGTAACTTGCGATGTTTCATTTATCTCTATTTTATATATCATTGAAGATATAAATCGTTTAGCTTCAAAAGATATAATTATTCTTTTTAAACCTCAGTTTGAAGTAGGAACAAAGGTAAAAAGGGATAAAAAAGGTGTAGTAAAAGATAAAAATGCGATTATAAAAGCAAGGGAAATTTTCTTAGAAAAAACAAAAATATTAAATTGGAATTTAAACTATTCAAGTCTTAGCAAACTACAAGGAAAAGATGGAAATGACGAAGAGCTCTTCTACTTTAGTAAATAA